In the bacterium genome, AAGCCCGCTCGATCATGGCGTCACCTGCAAAGCCAGACAGCTATGATCAGGAAAACCCTTCCGTCCTGCTGGTATTCGAAAAGGGAAATTCCACCTTGCCTATTATCGTTGGCATCATTCACGACAAACTCTATCCGGATCCTCCTTCGGATGAGATGGTGCTATCTGTGGACCGGCCCCGTGAAGGTATTCTGGATGGCCAGAAGATGGTCTTGGAGGCCAGGGAAGAGATTGTGCTGCGCTGCGGCAAAAGTTCGGTGATGCTCAGAAAAGATGGCAAAGTCGTAGTCAAAGGAACTCAGATTGTGAGCCGGGCCTCTGCCGTAAACAAAATCAAAGGCGCCGCGGTAAAGATCAATTAATACCTGACAACTGATAATTAATGATTGGTTCAAGGAGAGTTTTTCATGGCAGTAACCGTCGGAGTGAATAATCTTTCGGTAGTCCATAAGGATAGTGGAGGCGTGACCATAGCCTTCCCCGATGTGTGCAAGACTCCAAGCCCTGCCGGTCCTGTCCCCATTCCCTATCCGAACATTGCCAAATCCTCCGATACGGCGAAGGGGAGTAAAAAGGTGAAGTGCGATGGCAATCCCATCTGCCTCAAGGACTCGAATTTCAGCATGAGCACCGGCGATGAGGCCGGGAGTGCGGGAGGCGTCGTCTCAAGTAAGACCAAGGGCAAGGCTGAGTTTGTAAATTTTTCCTTCGATGTTATGGTCGAAGGGAAAAATGTAGCCCGCGCCTTTGACTTGATGCTCCATAACGACAAAAACACCCCGCCCTTTCCCGTGATGCAGGGGCCGGTGGTGGCAGCGGGAGATGATAAGCCCGTTTGCTACCTGTGTGGGGAAGAATTTTAATGAGCATCGCTCATCCGATGGATACTATTGTCATTACCGGCAGAGGCATGGTTTCCTCTTTGGGACATGATGTGGTCACGGGTTGTGCTGCCGCGAGAGCCGGGATTGTTCGGGCAGAGCAACTTGATTACCCGGTCCGTTCACCTGA is a window encoding:
- a CDS encoding DUF6484 domain-containing protein, with amino-acid sequence MQTTMTKPLDLGMVWSPEIKNFCVGWIVEITENGQALVDFPGNLMGPVKARSIMASPAKPDSYDQENPSVLLVFEKGNSTLPIIVGIIHDKLYPDPPSDEMVLSVDRPREGILDGQKMVLEAREEIVLRCGKSSVMLRKDGKVVVKGTQIVSRASAVNKIKGAAVKIN
- a CDS encoding DUF4150 domain-containing protein, whose translation is MAVTVGVNNLSVVHKDSGGVTIAFPDVCKTPSPAGPVPIPYPNIAKSSDTAKGSKKVKCDGNPICLKDSNFSMSTGDEAGSAGGVVSSKTKGKAEFVNFSFDVMVEGKNVARAFDLMLHNDKNTPPFPVMQGPVVAAGDDKPVCYLCGEEF